One genomic region from Rattus norvegicus strain BN/NHsdMcwi chromosome 10, GRCr8, whole genome shotgun sequence encodes:
- the Tha1 gene encoding uncharacterized protein Tha1 isoform X1, translating into MCRGSLQGNHKASPAGADGKGRKTGVRSGWERGFKPQESFSGLGWGLQPRRIDRGASGHDRWLPRSLTKGWQMDSEPRPWDHQFSSEQMYFLGEKCLRQESCCVAQAALQLSYPPASAEYWNHKSILSSYPVTSLHKELYQGTVAQEIADSCPTHPLPSQNCRKRLQKCLGWRGLCLCPPTPWPTSSLIAGVHSHPLPDLPHGTLDLNELERALARGFGSSYHPVCELVCLENTHSSAGGRVLSIDYLRQVRLLAHAHGARVHLDGARLMNAAVALRVPPARLVEHCDSVSFCFSKGLGAPVGALVGGPKDFIEEAWRLRKALGGGMRQAGVLAAAALVGLAEAEEVLLRDHENAQRFAKGLQDLASPICSVDPATVETNMVLVRVAGLPPSELCQHLQAVSAEEVAQTGHAVRVLLFPWTEQSVRAVWHRDVSAQDMELALKKWEFVLRQLRP; encoded by the exons ATGTGCAGAGGAAGTCTGCAGGGAAACCACAAGGCCTCACCTGCCGGGGctgatgggaaaggaagaaaaacaggtGTGAGGTCTGGATGGGAAAGGGGGTTCAAACCACAAGAGAGTTTCAGTGGCCTGGGGTGGGGACTGCAGCCCAGGAGGATCGACAGAGGGGCCTCTGGACATGACAGGTGGTTACCAAGATCACTGACTAAGGGATGGCAGATGGACTCCGAGCCCCGCCCATGGGACCATCAGTTCTCCTCTGAACAAATGTACTTTTTAGGAGAGAAGTGCTTAAGACaagagtcttgctgtgtagctcaggccgCCCTCCAACTCAGTTATCCCCCTGCTTCAGCAGAGTACTGGAACCACAAGTCTATCCTATCCTCATACCCTGTAACAAGTTTGCACAAGGAACTGTACCAGGGTACAGTGGCCCAAGAAATTGCTGATTCTTGCCCTACCCACCCCCTCCCTTCTCAGAACTGCAGGAAAAGGCTGCAAAAGTGCTTGGGGTGGAGAGGACTCTGTTTGTGCCCACCAACACCATGGCCAACCTCATCTCTG ATCGCTGGGGTGCATTCCCACCCCCTCCCAGACCTCCCTCACGGCACCTTGGACCTGAATGAGCTAGAGAGGGCGCTCGCCCGAGGCTTTGGGAGCTCCTACCATCCAGTCTGCGAGCTTGTGTGCCTGGAGAACACGCACAGCAGCGCGGGAGGCCGGGTGCTCTCCATCGACTACCTCCGCCAG GTGCGTCTCCTGGCTCATGCCCACGGGGCGAGGGTCCACCTGGATGGGGCTCGGTTGATGAATGCAGCCGTGGCTCTGCGTGTGCCCCCCGCACGCCTCGTAGAGCACTGTGACTCCgtatccttctgtttctctaag gGCCTCGGTGCACCAGTGGGGGCTCTGGTTGGGGGACCCAAGGACTTCATTGAAGAAGCATGGCGCctccgcaaggccctgggtggaGGCATGCGCCAGGCAGGAGTGCTGGCTGCGGCTGCCCTGGTGGGACTGGCTGAGGCAGAGGAGGTGCTGCTGAGGGACCATGAGAATGCCCAGAGATTTGCTAAAG GACTCCAAGACCTGGCGTCACCCATTTGCTCTGTGGATCCTGCCACTGTGGAGACCAACATGGTGCTGGTGCGGGTGGCTGGGCTGCCTCCCTCAGAGCTGTGCCAGCATCTACAGGCTGTGAGTGCCGAGGAAGTGGCTCAGACCGGCCATGCCGTGCGCGTGCTGCTGTTTCCCTGGACAGAACAGTCTGTGAGGGCCGTGTGGCACCGAGATGTGTCTGCCCAGGATATGGAACTGGCACTGAAGAAGTGGGAGTTTGTGCTGAGACAGCTGAGGCCCTGA
- the Tha1 gene encoding uncharacterized protein Tha1 isoform X2, protein MITAKTLRSTNCRKRLQKCLGWRGLCLCPPTPWPTSSLIAGVHSHPLPDLPHGTLDLNELERALARGFGSSYHPVCELVCLENTHSSAGGRVLSIDYLRQVRLLAHAHGARVHLDGARLMNAAVALRVPPARLVEHCDSVSFCFSKGLGAPVGALVGGPKDFIEEAWRLRKALGGGMRQAGVLAAAALVGLAEAEEVLLRDHENAQRFAKGLQDLASPICSVDPATVETNMVLVRVAGLPPSELCQHLQAVSAEEVAQTGHAVRVLLFPWTEQSVRAVWHRDVSAQDMELALKKWEFVLRQLRP, encoded by the exons ATGATTACGGCGAAGACCCTACGGTCCACG AACTGCAGGAAAAGGCTGCAAAAGTGCTTGGGGTGGAGAGGACTCTGTTTGTGCCCACCAACACCATGGCCAACCTCATCTCTG ATCGCTGGGGTGCATTCCCACCCCCTCCCAGACCTCCCTCACGGCACCTTGGACCTGAATGAGCTAGAGAGGGCGCTCGCCCGAGGCTTTGGGAGCTCCTACCATCCAGTCTGCGAGCTTGTGTGCCTGGAGAACACGCACAGCAGCGCGGGAGGCCGGGTGCTCTCCATCGACTACCTCCGCCAG GTGCGTCTCCTGGCTCATGCCCACGGGGCGAGGGTCCACCTGGATGGGGCTCGGTTGATGAATGCAGCCGTGGCTCTGCGTGTGCCCCCCGCACGCCTCGTAGAGCACTGTGACTCCgtatccttctgtttctctaag gGCCTCGGTGCACCAGTGGGGGCTCTGGTTGGGGGACCCAAGGACTTCATTGAAGAAGCATGGCGCctccgcaaggccctgggtggaGGCATGCGCCAGGCAGGAGTGCTGGCTGCGGCTGCCCTGGTGGGACTGGCTGAGGCAGAGGAGGTGCTGCTGAGGGACCATGAGAATGCCCAGAGATTTGCTAAAG GACTCCAAGACCTGGCGTCACCCATTTGCTCTGTGGATCCTGCCACTGTGGAGACCAACATGGTGCTGGTGCGGGTGGCTGGGCTGCCTCCCTCAGAGCTGTGCCAGCATCTACAGGCTGTGAGTGCCGAGGAAGTGGCTCAGACCGGCCATGCCGTGCGCGTGCTGCTGTTTCCCTGGACAGAACAGTCTGTGAGGGCCGTGTGGCACCGAGATGTGTCTGCCCAGGATATGGAACTGGCACTGAAGAAGTGGGAGTTTGTGCTGAGACAGCTGAGGCCCTGA
- the Tha1 gene encoding uncharacterized protein Tha1 isoform X4: protein MLRSLARAAVPGLRVPWAQWSRNWAGVPAHVVDLRSDTVTRPGPAMRRAMAEAVVGDDDYGEDPTVHELQEKAAKVLGVERTLFVPTNTMANLISVMGHCRRRGSQVLLGQECHLHVYEQGGVAQIAGVHSHPLPDLPHGTLDLNELERALARGFGSSYHPVCELVCLENTHSSAGGRVLSIDYLRQVRLLAHAHGARVHLDGARLMNAAVALRVPPARLVEHCDSVSFCFSKGLGAPVGALVGGPKDFIEEAWRLRKALGGGMRQAGVLAAAALVGLAEAEEVLLRDHENAQRFAKGLQDLASPICSVDPATVETNMVLVRVAGLPPSELCQHLQAVSAEEVAQTGHAVRVLLFPWTEQSVRAVWHRDVSAQDMELALKKWEFVLRQLRP from the exons ATGCTACGCAGCCTGGCCCGGGCCGCGGTCCCGGGGCTCAGGGTGCCCTGGGCTCAGTGGTCTAGGAATTGGGCGGGGGTCCCAGCCCACGTGGTGGACCTGCGCAGCGACACGGTGACTCGGCCAGGGCCGGCCATGAGGCGCGCTATGGCCGAAGCGGTTGTAGGAGACGATGATTACGGCGAAGACCCTACGGTCCACG AACTGCAGGAAAAGGCTGCAAAAGTGCTTGGGGTGGAGAGGACTCTGTTTGTGCCCACCAACACCATGGCCAACCTCATCTCTG TGATGGGTCACTGCCGGCGCCGGGGTTCCCAGGTCCTCCTTGGGCAGGAGTGCCACCTCCACGTCTATGAGCAGGGCGGGGTGGCTCAG ATCGCTGGGGTGCATTCCCACCCCCTCCCAGACCTCCCTCACGGCACCTTGGACCTGAATGAGCTAGAGAGGGCGCTCGCCCGAGGCTTTGGGAGCTCCTACCATCCAGTCTGCGAGCTTGTGTGCCTGGAGAACACGCACAGCAGCGCGGGAGGCCGGGTGCTCTCCATCGACTACCTCCGCCAG GTGCGTCTCCTGGCTCATGCCCACGGGGCGAGGGTCCACCTGGATGGGGCTCGGTTGATGAATGCAGCCGTGGCTCTGCGTGTGCCCCCCGCACGCCTCGTAGAGCACTGTGACTCCgtatccttctgtttctctaag gGCCTCGGTGCACCAGTGGGGGCTCTGGTTGGGGGACCCAAGGACTTCATTGAAGAAGCATGGCGCctccgcaaggccctgggtggaGGCATGCGCCAGGCAGGAGTGCTGGCTGCGGCTGCCCTGGTGGGACTGGCTGAGGCAGAGGAGGTGCTGCTGAGGGACCATGAGAATGCCCAGAGATTTGCTAAAG GACTCCAAGACCTGGCGTCACCCATTTGCTCTGTGGATCCTGCCACTGTGGAGACCAACATGGTGCTGGTGCGGGTGGCTGGGCTGCCTCCCTCAGAGCTGTGCCAGCATCTACAGGCTGTGAGTGCCGAGGAAGTGGCTCAGACCGGCCATGCCGTGCGCGTGCTGCTGTTTCCCTGGACAGAACAGTCTGTGAGGGCCGTGTGGCACCGAGATGTGTCTGCCCAGGATATGGAACTGGCACTGAAGAAGTGGGAGTTTGTGCTGAGACAGCTGAGGCCCTGA
- the Tha1 gene encoding uncharacterized protein Tha1 isoform X3, with the protein MITAKTLRSTIAGVHSHPLPDLPHGTLDLNELERALARGFGSSYHPVCELVCLENTHSSAGGRVLSIDYLRQVRLLAHAHGARVHLDGARLMNAAVALRVPPARLVEHCDSVSFCFSKGLGAPVGALVGGPKDFIEEAWRLRKALGGGMRQAGVLAAAALVGLAEAEEVLLRDHENAQRFAKGLQDLASPICSVDPATVETNMVLVRVAGLPPSELCQHLQAVSAEEVAQTGHAVRVLLFPWTEQSVRAVWHRDVSAQDMELALKKWEFVLRQLRP; encoded by the exons ATGATTACGGCGAAGACCCTACGGTCCACG ATCGCTGGGGTGCATTCCCACCCCCTCCCAGACCTCCCTCACGGCACCTTGGACCTGAATGAGCTAGAGAGGGCGCTCGCCCGAGGCTTTGGGAGCTCCTACCATCCAGTCTGCGAGCTTGTGTGCCTGGAGAACACGCACAGCAGCGCGGGAGGCCGGGTGCTCTCCATCGACTACCTCCGCCAG GTGCGTCTCCTGGCTCATGCCCACGGGGCGAGGGTCCACCTGGATGGGGCTCGGTTGATGAATGCAGCCGTGGCTCTGCGTGTGCCCCCCGCACGCCTCGTAGAGCACTGTGACTCCgtatccttctgtttctctaag gGCCTCGGTGCACCAGTGGGGGCTCTGGTTGGGGGACCCAAGGACTTCATTGAAGAAGCATGGCGCctccgcaaggccctgggtggaGGCATGCGCCAGGCAGGAGTGCTGGCTGCGGCTGCCCTGGTGGGACTGGCTGAGGCAGAGGAGGTGCTGCTGAGGGACCATGAGAATGCCCAGAGATTTGCTAAAG GACTCCAAGACCTGGCGTCACCCATTTGCTCTGTGGATCCTGCCACTGTGGAGACCAACATGGTGCTGGTGCGGGTGGCTGGGCTGCCTCCCTCAGAGCTGTGCCAGCATCTACAGGCTGTGAGTGCCGAGGAAGTGGCTCAGACCGGCCATGCCGTGCGCGTGCTGCTGTTTCCCTGGACAGAACAGTCTGTGAGGGCCGTGTGGCACCGAGATGTGTCTGCCCAGGATATGGAACTGGCACTGAAGAAGTGGGAGTTTGTGCTGAGACAGCTGAGGCCCTGA